taaaatttggtcaaaatccaTTAAATACTTTTACAGTAATCTTGCAAActgtcaaacaaacaaataaataaacttgttATGTTTCTGTCTACTGTTGGTCACAAACTGGTGTGAAACATGAATCAATCAAACAAAGGGGCGGGGGTTGCATCCTACATTGGCTTGTGCTTACCCTTCATCAcccatcctcatcctcactcCATTTATTCCACCAACATTACTGGAGCGAAAGGAAGCAGCCTCTGTGTCAGTGAGCCTCACAGTGCATGTGGTGCTGAAAGCCTCTCCTTTGTGTATCACAAATAATAAAGAACATTAGGAGCTGCACATGCCATTCTATTACAGTTAGACTCCTTCAAAATCTACAATGTTGCTTGAGTTGGTTGGTCAAGACCTTAGTTTgaccttttaaaataaaaaaaagtcttgtttTTTAATAAGAGAGAAGCTTTTCATggtaaaatcataattataaaACAACTATGTTCATAATTAATACACAGAAACAGCCAACATTCTGCTTCTGAAGTGTCATCTCAACCAATTAATCGGGCAGATTTATCTATAATCAATGAATCTACAACTGTTAGGGCTCTGATATGTAACTGATGTATTAACGTTCTGTCTCTCTGTGTTGTTCATTCTGAGTTCTAAGTTGACTATTTTAAATTAGCATTAatgattacaaaattacaacactgGGAGAAGCCACTAGTTTATTGCGTACAgttatattttgtctttttttctaattatgccatgtttaatgtttgtgatttgatttacttttgaatatatatattttttacattgtattctagaaataaaatgagccttttcctatttatttacatatcagtggctttacagtTCTTATGTTTGCCTTGAATCATATTTtaggtattaaaatgtgttcatgttcagtatatcaatgttcttatttGATAGGCTGATGTATCAGATATCGGTctatttcctgttatttttgtacatttctgttgttttgtgtttgtcaaCAGGATTAAATCAAAAGTACTTTACATATGTTtacaaaattttaaataaaagatgGACTTAAAAGCCATGAaaaattccattacattttgaaaggaATCTGGATAAATTTACTGGATTGTGggtcagtttgaaaaatcaaaaacaaaaaaaattcccagTTTCTCATATggtgaaaactaaaaaaaaaaaaaattatatcagTTTGTAATTAACAGATCTTTCTGAAATCTGACATATTGCTTGAACGTACTGTACGGTAATTattggggatagaaatttcttacaAGCCAGAGTGAATCAGGATATAAGtggatttttgtattatttgacAGAAGCATGTGCTCTTTTCTGTagctgttttgtgcatttttagtgattttcttgttactttgtgcatttttaaagtcagtttgtgtgttttggttgccattttgtgcatttctggagtcgtgcattttttctgttttgtgcttttttagaGTAATCTTGTTTGTAGTACAGAGCACAGAATCAGACCGAGTTTCGGCATGTGGGCCCCCAAACcactgtttaatataaaaaaagataTGATTGTGTTTATGTCCATAAGTAACACATTAACACTTGTATCATTGTCAACAATAAAGAGAAGACTTAATCTTTGTGAATGGTTTTATCGCAAGCTTTAAAGTGTTGGCAAGCCTTAAACAAGGACACCTGAAAGAGACAATATCAGAATATCATCAGCATCACTTTCCTCATACCGACCTCAGCATAAAATGATTCAAAAGCAACAAAGAGTCAGAAGTTGcaagtatgtatatattttactaGCAGTTGATTTTACAGGTTTATACTAAACAATCTTTTAGCATGTCAACAAAACATTTTGCTTCAGTTGAAATCAGCGCTCCAGCTGTTCTGAAACATAACAGGATAGTCCAAAGTGACAGTGTCAATAGGCTGAGGACAAACAGAAGTGAGGAGGAAAAGTCAGAGACAGCTTATTGACAGGAGGAGCACAGCGTTAAACTACAGAACTTTACAAAGTCACTGAGAGCAGTGATGTTCAAACTGACTCATAGAGACACATAGATACAGCTACAGTATCTctctattttgtgtgtgtgtgttggagtgGAGAAAAACTGCAGGATCAGCTTCTCATCCCAATGATCTAATTTGAGAGTTTAGAATTTAAATGCATGATGTTGACTGTGATGCACCTTTCAAACATTTTACAGCAAAGAAATATGGAAAAGAAACCATAGTATTTACATGCTTCCCTCTGGTGTACTGATTCCAACCAACCAGGGTGACTAAACAACAGGAAAGGGTTTGTGTGAGCGTGCAGACAGGAATCTTCCTCTGTTAACATGGTTCCACTCTATTCATAATCAGAAAGCTTTACATGATCTATCAATTTTGGACCTATACGTACAGTGGGGCTAAAACATATTtggtcagccaccaattgtgcaagttctcccacttaaaaaaaatccagaaaatcacattgtaggatttttaatgaatgtatttgcaaattatggtggaaaataagtatttggtcaataacaaaagttcatctcaatactttgtaatgtaacctttgttggcaatgacagaggtcaaatgttttctgtaagtcctcacaaggttttcacacaatGTTACTGGTATTTTGGCTCATTCCTCCATGCATCTCACCTCTAGAGCAGTGGTGTTCTGGGGCTGTCCCTGGGCGACACAGACTTTCAAccccctccaaagattttctatggggttgagatcttgAGACAGCGAGGCCACTCCAGggccttgaaatgcttcttacgaagccactccttcgttgcccaggcagtgtgtttgggatcattgtcgtgctgaaagacccagccacgtttcatcttcaatgcccttgctgatggaaggaggttttcaatCAAAATATCACGAtgcatggccccattcattctttcctttacacggatcagtcgtcctggtccctttgcagagaaacttccccaaagcatgatgttaccacccccatgctttacagtaggtatggtgttctttctccttcaaacacgacgagttgagtttttaccaaaaagttctattttggtttcatctgaccatatggcattcacccaatcctcttctggatcatccaatgTGCTCtttagcaaacttcagacgggcccggacatgtctggcactgcaggatttgagtccctggcggcATAGTGTATTACTGATGGttgcctttgttactttggtcccagctctctgcaggtcattcacttcgtcttggccatagtggagtttggagtgtgactgtctgaggttgtggacaggtgtcttttatactgataacgagttcaaacaggtgccattaatacaggtaacgagtggaggacagaggagcctcttaaaaaagaagttacaggtctgtgagagccagaaatcttgcttgtttgtaggtgaccaaatacttaatTTAGCGtgggatttaccaattaattcattaaaaatcctacaatgtgattttcttttctcattttgtctctcatagttgaagTATACctttgatgaaaattacaggcctttcatctttttaagtgggagtacttgcacaattggtggctgactaaatacttttttgccccattgTATTATCTCCCGTACGTTTGTCACAGATACACAGCtcaaagtccaaaaaaactacaacagtGTCAGACCACGATAGCCAGAATCAGGGATTATTGTGTGGACTATGATTGTGTTTAAATTCAAGAGAGAAAACTCACAGAATGCTTTGCAGAGGCTGCCCTAAACCTGTCAGTGgtgtttttaaaagataaaCCAAATAAAGATGTAAAAACAGACAGGGCAGCAAATGAAAGTGAAATgctaaatgacaacaatgagCTCCACTGGCAAAGCAACAGCCATACGTGCATGTTCAGCAGAATATGGTCCTCAAAGGTAAAGCTTAACGTGTAGCTTTAAGAGGCCTGATCATTCTATGGAAAAAGCCTCTAAAAGCAGTGGAGAAAGTAAATGACACAGGTGTGGACAGGGGAACTTAATGGATACCCTCAGGTAACAGGATCCATGTGGAAGGTCTCTACACAAGCTCCGCCCCCCTTCCTGCTATGTTGTTTCGAACAAACACTGAATGAACGCCAGTGTTCATGTGGATCAGACATTTTTGTCATTAGTTAGACACTGTGTGATGTGTTCATCGGTCCATCATGCTGAGGATCATCTCTGGTGTGAGGTCtccgttagcagcagcagcagcagcagctgttgtTTCCTCATTCACCACCAGCTCATCaggaagccccgccccctccccctcctcttccTGCTCCAGAGGAGTTGCTGCTGAAGTGTCTCCAACCTCCTTCTTCACAATAATGTTCTCCACAGCTCCAGTGCTCTCATCCTTCACCTGGATGATGGCAGCAACTGCAacaccagcacacacacacacacacacacacacacacacactcacacattagCACTGCATTATTAAGGTGCATTTTTctcacttcatcacttcattGCTCCAGTGATGTGACGACCAGGGAATAATATGAATTGAGTGTGTCTGCAGAGCAGGAGgcagcactgagagggctgatcacttcttctccaggCGTACGTCTACAGCACTCATCATAGACAGTTCCACTTGTACTTAAGGTTTAAATTAccaacttacagagttactaaagcatgagttcactcaaaatatacttagaatttaaaaggcttattcaaggagtatgccacttttattttgggggtgaCATAGCTAGAAACTCATTGCCGATTGGATGTCGCGTTACAGTGTCACTCGAAAAGTTCAAATCTTTCAACTGTGAACTGttagttattttttataaacCGCTCTGAATTCAACTCAAAAAGAGTAAGAATCTTAccaatgttctttctttttaaacacCTGTGTGAGCAGTGTTGGGAGAAACACATTACAAAAGTAacgcaattacagtaatgtattaCTTTTTGCTGTAACGCAGTAATGTAATGCATTGCTAATAACATTTTGGTAATATTATACCCGTTACAAATCTCAGTAACGCGCGTTACAATGCATTTCAACCTGAGATGTGAAAAACAGCACCAGTAACTTGGACCGGTGCCACGCTAACACCAAGTTGACAGAGAGAGATTCAGGCACAGTGAAGAGAAAGAAAGCAGATGACAAAAGTGCATAAAagtcagacaaagcagcagaaatgaagTTTCTCTCGGTCGGCCGTGCTACTAGAACCAAGAGAAGTGGAGACTGGTGGTAGAGTATGTGTTGGTGGATATGCAGCCTGTCAACAGTGGAATCGCTggcttttaaaaagctttttggCAAAATCTCCACCAACGCCAGCAATGACAAGGTAATCTAACGTTGTCATAGAGAGTGGTACCATACCATACCTTATGGTCACTGGGTCATGTGGCTATCTatgttattattacaaacagcggcacaaactcagtacgtgacaccgccATATGGCAGAGACTGAGACTCATACACATCAAATTCCTGCTCTTAAATGTGTGGTGCAGAAGTTTTTGGTTTAGAATGATTTTTGTAGAGACATTCACAGTAGAAATGCCGCTAACTGGCAGCTAAAAACATTAGCCGGAGCCGCCGCTGCCATCAATTTGACTGGTGGTCATCTCGTGACTGGTTTGTATTGAGCGCTcatagaaaatagtgttacaatTTTACTGGTCACCAtgttagcagcagtaaaaaacagCGCACTGAAAAAGCCGACAGATATTGTAAATTGACATGCAACATTTAAAAGGTTACCAATCTCAGTCTGTGCCAGCTTTGTGCTGTGAGCtttaattaaaagagaataaaagaatagaaacaaaaataaagagatTGTGCATCGTCATGTCATAAGGCTATGGGTTACATTATAGTTGTTTCTAGCTCTATGTGTTTCATATGAATAGGCTGagactttaaatatttacaatatatttaTCATAACTTACCAGACATTAactttgtctgcttttgtgATTCTGAAGGTCATTGTTACTTAATGTATTATACCATGAGCCTTCACTGTGCctattatatatactgtagttgtTAGTCATTATGCTATACCACATCACCTTCCACTGGATATATAATCAGCTGCAATAAActttggtgaaagtaacttaAAAATAGTGTAACGCATTACAACTCagacagtaatattgtaatgtaacagcttctttccctctgccaccatccacatgaacacacccctaGTCAtccactgaacccccccacccgatcaccacctccatgaagacattacctgctgcactgtatatatatatatttatcctttattctctatctctcctttatatttatcattattattattattattgttgctggcttgtttctttgttctttgtttcgCACACCGACTACGAAGTCAAATTCCctgtactgtcctaaaaactgtacttggccattaaaacatttctgatttctaactaattactttgaAATGACAGTAACTATTAATatgtaatgtattacattttgaaagtaacttgcccaacactgTGTTTGAGATATGAACAAATTATCTTCTTTTTCATTTGccaaaagtgttgtttttttttcaaaaaacaaaaaaacaacaaaaaacaaaacatttgttacCAAGTTTTAGATTTGGTACAACTGAAAACATAAATATTCAATCCTTCCAGTAATTGTCTGCAGTCTGAGAAATTTCAGAgcaaaaaagagacaaataaaACATTGACAGGTTTTAATCACCCTCTGAATGAGAACAGCTGTGTGCTAGAACAGCTGTGTGCTCAGATGAGTAGGATGTTGGGCCATtagctattttaaaaaaaataaagctgcaaAAAATGCTGCTTAAAAGTAAGTTCCCTAATAACATCAAAATTAAAGTCATAGATTTAAACAGTAaacttcaaaacatttttttgttgaaaacaaaagtatttgggtatgaagtaatattattgattgattcttgtccaactcctcacatttttgtcaaagtatttcaatttggcatattttgtaataaaaatgtaagagtgactgccctctatgggttgaaacaaggccattacaatcacattttgctattggccgagaatggtggtttgtaaCATCACTGTTAGCACCACCCCTCATATAAGAGCCATCACCtgtggagattttatagtatagactgggcatgtctCTGCTTCAGGAGCTCCACCCATAATCAATAAGTTGTCGAAGGTCAGCCAAAACCCTTTGGTTTAGTTTCCCTCTCAGAAACCAGTATTCATTAAAACCACAGTCATACTGGTAGAGGTCAGCGTCCTAGGACATTTTAGTCAGTCAGCACACCTTATCATCTAATGACTGTGGTTATTTAATGCTTTGGGCTTTTCTttgtgctttgttgttgttaagGATCCTAATGTAAGAGGAAGAGGTTGAGTGTTCTCACCAGAATCAGTTGCTATGGCAGCAGCACTGACAGCTTTGATGGCTGTTGGAGGCTTGGGTGCATTCTTTGGTGGTCGACCTCGTTTCCTCTTAATGGGAGGCTCATCAGGAGCTGGGACTGGGATGGAGGCAGGGGCCTGATCAAGTTCTAGGCTCCCTGGTTCTTCCTCTTCGGGTAGCAGCTGTAGCTCATCCTCACCCtcgtcttcttcctcttcctgttcGGTCAGATCCTCATCTGAAAGACAAACATCATAAACAGAAAATCAAGCATTACAacggaaagtggaaaaaatattcTACAGATAATTGACACGTAGCAAGACAGTGGGAAccaaatgtcattaaaatgtgttgtaCCAGTGTTCATCTTCTTAGTTTAGTCATAgtgttttgactaaaatgcaacttgaTTTTAGTCCAAATTCAgccatcaggactatttcaatTATAGTCAAGTTTTAGCCgactaaaatacattaataatttagttgaataaatctgttacagatattgaggactaaaatataaaacatttttttttttcatttctgacaTCATTAAACGACAGGACAAGTCATTGACTACCTTGTAACAATGCATGAACACAAAGGACCTCAGGTGTCTCAACTCTGACTGAGCCCTACGTTTTACCTTTAAGAGGGTCCACACATCAGTATCTTACTATGTGAACATTGCTCTGGAAGTTTATTCCAACTACTCAAAGCTACTAAATCAGGCCAAACTCTCACCACTGTCATCATCTTTTTTGctcttcatcttcctctttCTTCCTCTCCCTCGTTTTTTGGGCGTTTCATCTCCATTCTCTGTGGCATCCATTTCCCCGTTGCAGTTTTCAGCATGTCGAGCCATTGTGTTCtgcaagaaataaaagaaatataataaatataagtaATAATCAGTGTGTAGAAATAGTTAAGATTTGTGCTTACCCTGCGGGTAAAGGTCTTATTACAGTTTGGACAAACAAAGGCCGTAGGGATAAAGTTGGGGTCATGGTAGCGTTTGAAGTGCATGTCCAGCAGCTGCTTTTGTCTGAAGGTCTTTCCACACTGAGAGCaattgaatggtttctctccagtgtgggTACGGCGATGCATCACCATGTGGCGCTCCTGGAGCAACACAAAGCATTACATTCAATCTTTGTTCTTCAGCTTGTAGAATGATTGACCCTGACTTGGATTTATCTTTTCatattttccattttctaacatagaaatattattaaaacgaaattattttttttaaaaagagagaaagatttCCAAGTAACATGCAGCCCTAATtttagaaataatataaattagcTTTGTATAAAAACTATGGCGACACTAACCTGTCGGCAGCAGTAATCACACATGTCACATTTGAACCTCTTTTCATGCTTATGAGACTTTTGATGCTGGATCAAAGCATAACGTTCATGGAACACAGCATCACAGTAACGACACTTTTTTCCAGTTTCAATGAAGGAATGTTGTTTACGAAGGTGAACACCTGGAGACACACAACCAACACATGAGGTGAGGTTAGGAAAATAAGAGCAAAGCTCCTGTTTGCGTTGTAGGTTTTACTGTGTAGCGCTGTTACCCAAGTCACTCTTGCGTGCAATGACGGTGTCACAATGTGGGCAGTGGAATTTGGCCACAttctctgtgtgtttctgtagaaTGTGCATCTTCATTGTCCCACTCTGAGTGAATCGTGCATGGCAGATGTAGCACTCGTAGGGTTTCTCTCCTTTAAGGCAGAGCAGATACAGCTTGTGTTCAGATTATAAACTACCACAACAAAGCAAACAGGCATTCAAAAATATATTAGCATGTTACCATGCTTCAAAGAAAGAAACAATTCTTTTGCTGATGTGCAAAGTCTTAGACCAAGATTGTCAAACTCCTTTCAATTCAAGGTTTGATCTCAGGTTGAACTAAAAAATATTGATGTCTGagtaaaaaagtgcaaatactGTAAAATTAATATTGTTCCCTAACTCACTCTCTTTACTGTGTAACACTGTTAGTATTTCACTTATAACATAAAGCAATAACATTCATGTCAAGCATTTATGTAGAATTTGCataatttttcttaaaaattgcAATGTGCAGGAATTTCTATGAAATAATTTGTGAGAAATTGTAGAGTTATAGCAAAATATCTGTCATGTAAAAATACTGAAATTCTTCAAGTGTAGTGGGCATATAAAGATTGCAGGCTTCCACATACGGTATATCAGGTAAATTCATTGAATTTGGGAATTTAGAGGAACTGAAATTTCCAGACTTAACTATATAGAGATAATAATTTTtcccatgttttctctgtaatattTAATTTGAACAAAATCCTACCGCGGGATAGAAAAGAAAGCTCTTgccggtgtcatggtctgagtttacctccatactgagattataaccctaaccctaacatgatccaataaacaaataaaacatgtgtccgttcacttagaaaacaaaaacaaacaaaaattaattaatttttttttagcaaaaaataagttttcagtagtgcgcatgtgcgctCATGTGCATCTACGCGCATATGCAATCCCAGTACGATGTggactcagtacatgacaccggatTTGGCCTGCGAGCCTTGACTTTGACATCCAAAAAATATGGACAAAAGATCAGTGACTAAAACTGCAATATTCACAACATTaggttttagttttttgcttAAATTTGTAtaaaaatttattattattattaatagcaataataacCAAAAATAGTACATGCAGGCCTTCACATTTTAACATAATTATAgactgttttcatttttacattGAATATGTGCCATCCAACACTTCTGTTCTGACTCTTCATAACAATAATCTTTGAAGCTTTAGAAGACCAAACTAACAGACATAGTTTTGTAAGTAATGGCCTTACCTGAGTGAGTCCTCATGTGTCTCTTGAGCTTGTATGTATCTCTGCTGGCATAGCTGCACAGACTGCACTGGAATGGACGCTCTCCAGTGTGAGATCGAATGTGGCGCTTTAATTTGCTCACCTACACAAGAGTCCCATAAtaagttttgcacattgttcACTTTTGAGGTAGAAACGgcatttcaaaaacaataaGTAATGGCACCTCCACACTGGCGTAGTCACACATTGAGCATTTGAAGGGTTTCTCATGCGTGTGTTTGTAGCGACGATGACGAACCAGCTCTCCACTAGTCACAAAAGCCATGTCACAGTCTGTGCACTTGTGTGGACGGGTTCCTGCAGCAACAATTAGTGATATATAATTAGGGTTGCAAAGtttcaaagttggaaactttccatATGAATAAATGGGAATAAATGggaaatttacaaaattgaaGGTAGATCATTAACAGGCATCTTTAATATAGTTGGGAGGatatattttagcatcatctTGAATTCAAGAAGCAGATTTCATGTAAGTATACATTAGATTAGGAAGAGGCCCAGGACTGACCATGGCCTGAAAGGGTTTTGATCAGGACTTTTTTTTCAGGTTATAACTGCCCTTCAAGCTTAGATTTTTAGTTATGAAAAGGTAGTGGGTGGAAATCAATATTCTGATGTTTAAGATCGTATTACTTTCTACAGGACCTAAAAACAAGATGGTTACAAcctttaaataattgtaaagtttgaATTACacataaatctgttgaaatgtttttcAATTGTAATATTATGAATGGATGCtaacatttatattgatttaagACGGTTATTTATAATTACTCTAAATTTccagttaattccaataaataatgtatatttttgaatattcccaaaattaCAGAGCTTAGGTTCTAGTGTAAATTTATCAGAAATATATCGGAAAATTACCAGGATTTTTCTGCCCCATGCATTCCTTCATAGtctatatataaatctagtaatCCGACTAAACATCAGAGTCAATACAATTGACTGAATATGTAAAGTTCtatgtacctgtgtgtgtgttgagatgATTTCTGAGCAAGGTGACCGTCCTGAAAGCTCTTCCACAAAGATGACACTTGTGGGGCCTTTCATCAGTGTGACTCTTCATGTGCCTGTCCAGATTGGAGCGTCGAGGGCAGGTGTAGCTGCATAGCTCACACTGGAAGGTCTTCTTCACTCCTGGcatgaaaacatgtacagtcttTAGTGACAATATTTGGATTCACACCAATGATGAAAGAGGATTCCGACTAAAAACATTCATGCACCACCCCAAACAGGAATAGAACAAACAAACTCCTCAATAGAGCCTGGCTGAGATGGGATTTTTAGGGATGATGCAGATACCAATATTGGAGGTTTTCAAAAGCCAATATCCGATGTGTCTGTATGTATTCATCCGATggataaattaaaaatgcaaaatgtagCAGTAACTGTAAACAATTAACTAATGCACTTCTTCcagtgttgtcattgtgtaatCATTACTTCTGATTAGAAAGCGACACCTTATGATGCAGAAAGCACAGCATAGAGCCACAGAATCTCCACACAGCAAAAAAGTCACTACATGAGTTACATATTAGAGCCTGATAGATTAATAGGCCAGGCTATCGACCATGTCGATGTAATCAGAGATGACTATAATCAGCCTGATTATCAGGCTCTACTTCACACAGAAAGATCCAATATCAATCAAgggcttttttttcttatccCAGCAGATGTCTCGACTGGACTATGATGACTGAGGCCTTCTTGGTCATGTTGCTGAAGTTCTGATCACTACAGAACCAAAATGCCCAGAGAAACTTTCTGATCTActgtacacatttttatttatcaaagcACAATCACAATTTGGTCTATTTATGTAGAAACTGTAGgcctcataattatgaattagtATCAGtaatataataacacatttGTACAGTTTGCAATATTGACCTCAGCATACCTGGTCTGTGGCAGTTTATATCATTAAAagacattttaacttttttatcgTAATGTAACCAAATGAATCAAATGCAAAAATAGTTCAGTGATGTCCAAAGTGTAGGTAAGTGGTAGATTCCAAATCATTTGGCAGTGTTGCTCTTAAACTTACATCCTTGATCCTCCATGTAGCTCCTTTGTACAAAATTCTAACTTCTAATGTGTCTTACCCTTCTTCTTGATCTTGGTAGGTTTGGGTGGTTTCATGTTCCCGACCACTTTCTCAGCATTGACCTCAGACAGAAGCCCTTCCTGCTGTTCTTCTTCAAAGTCATAAACACTGACATCCATGTCTTTATCTCCTTCAGCATAACGCAAACTGCTTTTTTTACCCTGGATGCAAAGCAAATCCAGATAAATTACAAACACAAGCCTCATGTTAGGGATTTAAAAAATAGCCTGCAGCTACCTTACCTTTTTGGTCTTCTTGACAACTCCAGTTGGAGGCTGATAGTCAGGGTCTTTGGACCATCTTGAGTCTTGGTTAGCAGCCTCAAGAGGCTCTTCTCCTTCCTCCAGAAGCTGACTTCCCACATCCTCATCTTCCTCCATTTCAGTGTGGGCTACTGCTTCTTCTTCCACCTGATCCACCGTCTCCACCTCTCCATTAGCACCAACCTTCACTACCTAACCATCCATCAAGATAATTTAAAAACCATgtgaaaatgcataaaacacaatgccaacatgcaaacaaacaaacaaactagaaAGTCTATCTGGATTCATACCcctaaatcatatttttag
This genomic window from Gouania willdenowi chromosome 6, fGouWil2.1, whole genome shotgun sequence contains:
- the LOC114465578 gene encoding transcriptional repressor CTCF-like; protein product: MESKSADDVGVVEVPSKDFPSIQAIHSQDAMVADLLQQAAEVGGVVEGQTGVMLEQGHSEEMVVAAQSQQQQLMQVGEGVEVMVMDSLDPTLLQMKTEVLDATGSAAAEGVVGGSHQATVTTVDQTQIITLQVVNMEEQAALGLGELQLVQVPVSATTLQQGTYVDTTSMTKDGDPVICHTLPLPEGFQVVKVGANGEVETVDQVEEEAVAHTEMEEDEDVGSQLLEEGEEPLEAANQDSRWSKDPDYQPPTGVVKKTKKGKKSSLRYAEGDKDMDVSVYDFEEEQQEGLLSEVNAEKVVGNMKPPKPTKIKKKGVKKTFQCELCSYTCPRRSNLDRHMKSHTDERPHKCHLCGRAFRTVTLLRNHLNTHTGTRPHKCTDCDMAFVTSGELVRHRRYKHTHEKPFKCSMCDYASVEVSKLKRHIRSHTGERPFQCSLCSYASRDTYKLKRHMRTHSGEKPYECYICHARFTQSGTMKMHILQKHTENVAKFHCPHCDTVIARKSDLGVHLRKQHSFIETGKKCRYCDAVFHERYALIQHQKSHKHEKRFKCDMCDYCCRQERHMVMHRRTHTGEKPFNCSQCGKTFRQKQLLDMHFKRYHDPNFIPTAFVCPNCNKTFTRRNTMARHAENCNGEMDATENGDETPKKRGRGRKRKMKSKKDDDSDEDLTEQEEEEDEGEDELQLLPEEEEPGSLELDQAPASIPVPAPDEPPIKRKRGRPPKNAPKPPTAIKAVSAAAIATDSVAAIIQVKDESTGAVENIIVKKEVGDTSAATPLEQEEEGEGAGLPDELVVNEETTAAAAAAANGDLTPEMILSMMDR